The Crocinitomicaceae bacterium genome includes a region encoding these proteins:
- the wcaF gene encoding colanic acid biosynthesis acetyltransferase WcaF, which produces MKTDLAQYDNSWYKPGNPVKRVLWYFFNIFFLQNPWNPFSGLKKMVLRLFGAKIGKGVVIKPSVNIKYPWKLKIGDYVWIGESVWIDNLGNVEIGSHACISQGALLLCGNHNYKKQKFDLIVGDIKLEDGVWIGAKAIVTAKVICHSHALLTAGSVATSNLNAYGIYQGNPAVLVRERKIQ; this is translated from the coding sequence ATGAAAACTGATTTAGCACAATATGATAATAGTTGGTATAAACCCGGAAATCCGGTAAAGAGGGTTTTATGGTATTTTTTTAATATTTTTTTCTTGCAGAACCCATGGAATCCATTTAGCGGATTAAAAAAAATGGTGCTGCGTTTGTTCGGTGCAAAAATCGGAAAAGGAGTGGTCATCAAACCTTCAGTCAATATCAAATATCCATGGAAACTTAAAATAGGGGACTACGTTTGGATTGGTGAAAGTGTCTGGATTGATAATCTTGGCAACGTTGAAATTGGATCTCATGCCTGCATATCTCAAGGAGCATTATTACTTTGTGGAAATCATAATTACAAGAAACAAAAATTTGATCTGATAGTTGGTGACATAAAATTAGAGGATGGAGTATGGATTGGCGCAAAGGCCATTGTAACCGCAAAAGTAATTTGTCATTCTCACGCTCTACTCACAGCCGGATCAGTTGCTACTTCTAACCTGAACGCATACGGTATTTATCAAGGAAATCCTGCTGTGCTGGTGAGAGAACGTAAAATTCAATAA
- a CDS encoding glycosyltransferase, whose translation MRVSIITVSFNAEKTIRDTIQSVVSQNYPQIEYVIIDGASKDNTISIIKSFGNAITRLVSEPDNGIYDGMNKGIDLASGDIIGILNADDFYSDTAVISKVVDVFNSKNVDAVYGDLDYVDQHDTARVVRKWKSGIYYKDAFLKGWMPPHPTFFVRKSCYEKYGRFTNKLKSAADYELMLRFIHKHQINIAYLPQVLVKMRAGGKSNASIKNRIKANREDKLAWKLNDLKPELFTFIRKPISKLTQFFKR comes from the coding sequence CTGCGGGTATCTATTATAACGGTTTCGTTCAATGCTGAAAAAACAATTCGTGATACCATTCAATCGGTTGTTTCGCAAAATTATCCTCAGATTGAGTATGTCATCATTGATGGCGCATCCAAGGATAACACAATCTCAATCATAAAATCATTTGGAAATGCCATCACCAGATTGGTGAGTGAACCTGATAATGGAATTTATGATGGAATGAATAAAGGCATTGATTTAGCTTCTGGTGATATTATAGGGATTTTAAATGCAGATGATTTTTATTCCGACACCGCAGTCATAAGTAAAGTAGTGGATGTATTCAATTCAAAAAATGTAGATGCGGTATACGGTGATTTGGATTATGTTGACCAGCATGACACGGCGCGTGTAGTTAGAAAATGGAAGTCGGGTATTTATTATAAAGATGCTTTTCTCAAGGGATGGATGCCTCCGCACCCCACATTTTTTGTTCGTAAATCATGTTATGAGAAGTATGGAAGATTCACAAATAAATTGAAATCTGCTGCGGATTATGAATTGATGTTGAGATTCATTCATAAGCATCAAATCAACATCGCATATTTGCCACAAGTATTGGTGAAAATGCGTGCAGGTGGAAAAAGCAACGCTTCAATAAAAAACCGAATCAAGGCAAATCGTGAAGACAAACTTGCCTGGAAATTAAACGATCTGAAACCGGAACTTTTTACGTTTATTCGCAAGCCTATCTCTAAACTGACTCAATTTTTCAAACGTTAG
- a CDS encoding Omp28-related outer membrane protein, whose translation MKKFYLITTVGFFANLAVAQSMNENFDAYTAGSYMGVNSPSAWSTWTNSPGTAEDVQVSSAQAFSGSNSIYFSGSSSGGGPQDVIVDFGGEYNTGQFVFEIMMYVVSNKGAYFNFQGNSTVGEVWSLNCQMVQTGELYLDDGAGNYIQTTYPTGAWFKLTLDIDLNTNAWELLIDDVSQGVLQNSVNQLASIDIFPVNASYGGNNQCGYYIDDFTFNHTPYVLPATNGAVTAINNVEGLASSSVQPSVTIRNLGTNTITSFDVTIDYNGNQITENVSAVSIPSLATYDVDFTGVLNLVSGSLPVVATISNVNGSPTDGDAADDSKTVMIDPVVPALGKMVVAEEGTGTWCQWCPRGAVFMDMMSTKYDGFFAPIAIHNGDPMTNVPYDDAVGTLISGYPSALVDRQPEIDPSELEGAFMDRIVIDPKAFLEIGAQYNSTTGLLEVAITADFQQNVTGNYKLACVITEDGVTGTGSGWSQSNAYAGGGSGVMGGFELLPNPVPASQMVYDHVARIILPGFNGLSNSFPSSVTAGETFTINFNIDVPSTWDTNELNIVAMLIDPSGDVDNAGFATLDDAIANGFSDSDTEVGIEDMDSSSPVAVYPNPASDFAYINTGNVNNEVVIMQIYDLNGKLVAEKNYGEISGEMILPVNLSMLEAGVYTVRVLTGDTAQISKLVVE comes from the coding sequence ATGAAAAAATTTTACCTAATTACCACTGTCGGATTTTTTGCGAATCTTGCAGTAGCTCAATCAATGAATGAGAATTTTGATGCGTATACAGCAGGTTCGTATATGGGTGTCAATTCTCCATCTGCTTGGTCAACTTGGACCAACTCACCGGGCACTGCTGAAGATGTGCAGGTTTCAAGTGCACAGGCTTTTAGCGGTTCAAATTCAATTTATTTTTCAGGATCAAGTTCTGGCGGAGGCCCGCAAGATGTGATCGTTGATTTTGGAGGTGAATACAACACCGGACAATTTGTTTTTGAAATCATGATGTATGTCGTTTCTAACAAAGGAGCATACTTCAATTTTCAGGGTAATTCAACAGTTGGTGAAGTATGGTCACTGAATTGTCAAATGGTTCAAACGGGTGAACTATATTTGGATGACGGTGCAGGAAATTATATTCAAACTACCTATCCAACCGGTGCTTGGTTTAAGCTTACGCTTGACATTGATCTCAATACCAATGCATGGGAATTACTGATTGATGATGTGTCACAAGGTGTTTTGCAAAATTCAGTGAATCAATTGGCATCTATTGATATTTTTCCGGTGAATGCAAGTTATGGAGGAAACAATCAATGTGGTTATTATATTGATGATTTTACATTTAATCATACTCCGTATGTATTACCTGCAACCAATGGTGCGGTAACTGCAATTAATAATGTGGAAGGGCTTGCAAGTTCATCAGTTCAACCTTCAGTTACAATTCGCAACTTGGGAACAAACACCATTACTTCATTTGACGTGACCATTGATTATAACGGAAATCAGATCACTGAAAATGTGAGTGCGGTTAGTATTCCTTCACTGGCAACTTATGATGTTGACTTTACCGGTGTTTTAAATCTTGTTTCAGGTAGTTTACCGGTTGTAGCCACTATTTCAAATGTGAATGGTAGTCCAACGGATGGAGATGCAGCTGATGATTCAAAAACAGTAATGATTGATCCGGTTGTGCCTGCACTTGGTAAAATGGTTGTTGCTGAAGAAGGAACAGGTACATGGTGCCAGTGGTGTCCGCGCGGTGCTGTTTTCATGGATATGATGAGTACGAAATACGATGGTTTTTTTGCTCCCATTGCAATTCACAACGGTGATCCAATGACCAATGTTCCTTATGATGACGCTGTGGGTACATTAATCTCAGGTTATCCAAGTGCCCTGGTTGATCGTCAGCCTGAAATTGATCCGTCTGAATTAGAAGGTGCATTTATGGACCGCATTGTGATTGATCCAAAAGCATTTCTTGAAATTGGGGCACAGTACAACTCTACTACCGGTTTGCTTGAAGTAGCTATCACGGCTGATTTTCAGCAAAACGTTACCGGCAATTATAAATTGGCTTGTGTTATCACAGAAGATGGCGTTACAGGTACCGGTTCTGGCTGGTCACAGTCAAATGCTTACGCAGGTGGCGGAAGTGGCGTAATGGGAGGGTTTGAATTATTGCCTAATCCTGTGCCGGCATCACAAATGGTATATGACCACGTGGCGCGTATTATTTTACCCGGCTTTAATGGATTGTCTAATTCGTTCCCAAGTAGCGTAACGGCAGGTGAAACTTTCACTATTAATTTTAATATTGATGTTCCTTCAACGTGGGATACTAATGAGTTGAATATTGTTGCTATGTTGATTGATCCTTCAGGTGATGTTGATAATGCCGGATTTGCAACGCTTGATGATGCAATTGCCAATGGTTTTTCTGATTCAGATACTGAAGTTGGAATTGAGGATATGGATTCCTCTTCTCCGGTTGCGGTTTATCCTAACCCTGCCTCTGATTTTGCTTATATCAATACCGGTAATGTGAATAATGAAGTGGTGATCATGCAGATTTATGATCTCAATGGAAAATTAGTTGCAGAAAAAAATTACGGTGAAATTTCCGGTGAAATGATTCTTCCGGTTAACCTTTCAATGCTTGAAGCGGGTGTTTATACTGTTCGTGTTTTGACCGGTGATACTGCTCAAATTTCAAAATTAGTGGTGGAATAA
- a CDS encoding MBL fold metallo-hydrolase, whose protein sequence is MKIEQIYTGCLAEAAYYIESNGEAAVIDPLRETEPYLERAEYDKAKIKYIFLTHFHADFVSGQVDLANKTGATIVFGPTAKADYKIHVATDGEEFKVGNLTLKVLHTPGHTLESSSLLLLDEDRHEKCVFTGDTLFIGDVGRPDLAIKQGELTEEDLARKLFQSLRTKIMTLPDHVIVYPNHGAGSACGKKMSKETFDALGNQKETNYALRLDMTEDEFVKEVLTGLSAPPQYFPKNAGMNKKVNTSVDDVIKRGTTPLNPEEFKQLAKEKGALILDVRSQNEFVHEHIPGSIFIGLDGQFAPWVGALILDIEQKIILVAPFGREEEAVKRLARIGYDHALGYLHGGIEAWKEAGLETDAIKKITATEFEEVFKSQKIQALDVRKKSEYQAEHVDGVLNSPLDSINRDMQQLNPEQTYYVHCAGGYRSVIFESILKSRGFHNLIDVAGGYSAIKNETKLKCTDYVCPTTLL, encoded by the coding sequence ATGAAGATTGAACAGATTTACACCGGCTGTTTAGCCGAGGCTGCTTATTATATTGAATCAAACGGAGAAGCAGCAGTCATTGATCCGTTGAGAGAAACAGAGCCTTATCTTGAGCGTGCTGAATATGACAAGGCAAAAATCAAATACATTTTCCTTACACATTTTCATGCAGATTTTGTTTCAGGTCAAGTTGATTTGGCAAATAAAACAGGCGCAACCATTGTGTTTGGCCCAACGGCAAAAGCGGATTATAAAATTCACGTTGCAACAGATGGAGAAGAGTTTAAAGTTGGAAATCTTACTCTGAAAGTTTTGCACACACCCGGTCATACACTTGAATCAAGCTCTCTTTTATTGTTAGATGAAGACCGCCATGAGAAATGTGTTTTTACCGGTGATACTTTATTTATTGGTGATGTGGGTCGTCCTGATTTGGCTATCAAACAAGGTGAATTAACAGAAGAAGATTTGGCAAGAAAATTATTTCAATCACTTCGCACAAAAATCATGACATTGCCTGATCATGTGATTGTATATCCAAATCATGGTGCAGGTTCAGCATGCGGTAAAAAAATGAGCAAAGAAACTTTTGATGCACTTGGCAATCAAAAAGAAACCAATTATGCATTGCGGCTAGATATGACAGAGGACGAATTTGTCAAAGAAGTGTTGACCGGACTTTCTGCTCCGCCACAATATTTTCCAAAAAATGCGGGCATGAATAAAAAAGTAAATACTTCAGTTGATGATGTGATCAAAAGAGGAACTACTCCACTAAACCCTGAAGAATTTAAACAACTGGCAAAAGAAAAAGGGGCTTTAATTTTAGATGTGCGCTCGCAAAATGAATTTGTGCATGAGCATATTCCGGGTTCTATTTTTATTGGTCTTGATGGACAGTTTGCTCCATGGGTTGGTGCATTGATTCTTGACATTGAACAAAAAATAATTCTGGTTGCTCCTTTCGGTAGAGAAGAAGAAGCGGTGAAACGCCTTGCTCGTATAGGTTATGACCATGCGCTAGGCTATTTGCACGGTGGAATAGAAGCATGGAAAGAAGCAGGACTTGAAACTGATGCCATTAAAAAAATTACCGCAACTGAGTTTGAAGAAGTGTTTAAGAGTCAAAAAATTCAGGCACTGGATGTCAGAAAAAAATCAGAATATCAGGCTGAGCATGTTGATGGTGTTTTGAATTCTCCGCTTGATTCAATCAATCGAGATATGCAACAATTAAATCCTGAGCAAACATATTATGTTCATTGCGCAGGTGGGTATCGTTCAGTGATTTTTGAATCTATTCTCAAGTCGCGGGGATTTCACAATTTAATTGATGTAGCCGGCGGATACAGTGCTATCAAAAATGAAACAAAATTGAAATGTACTGATTACGTTTGCCCTACGACTTTGTTATAA
- a CDS encoding PspC domain-containing protein: MNKTISVNIGGFVFNIEEEAYQQLYQYLNRIKQNFASEDEREEIMQDIESRIAELFQSYLINGRQVVTQKDVDMMIGIMGSPEDYGGSAETTENTNDKSGSDSSTRSNNEKRLYRDTENATLGGVCAGLSHYFNLDVSIVRLIFVFLTIIGGSGLLIYLVLLIVIPEAKSTSDKLQMRGQTINIETIKGQFQKLKQDITDKAKSGKLKRQFNDTFDKGVKAGSTVVKAFSKLIGFCFIVGGAFALIVLFVVLFGDTGLLPLAGVEHTESLSTLLSILYPGSIQSSLVFISVLIVTLIPILSIMMTGAKVLFNIKRSFKALAITSSITWFIAVGLLVITGINLGMSMRTTTSVEYSVPYTDTSKVLLIDVAPDNVFSNHIIYEDVWNTTEMIQVKDEHIYLGYPELNLVQKADSGNFEITIYKKSNGLSTKDAITKAEQVDYHLEVRGQHLNLSPYFKIPVSDKLRRQQVEIEIKIPMGKEVHLGNNIDRIDVDITGENRYGEKSFANTTWYATPNRLLCKECILQRQMKQ, encoded by the coding sequence ATGAACAAAACAATTTCAGTAAACATCGGTGGCTTTGTCTTTAATATTGAAGAAGAAGCGTACCAACAACTTTACCAGTATCTAAACCGCATCAAACAAAATTTTGCGTCAGAAGATGAGCGTGAAGAAATAATGCAGGATATTGAATCACGCATTGCGGAGCTATTTCAAAGTTATCTCATCAACGGACGCCAAGTTGTTACCCAAAAAGATGTGGATATGATGATTGGAATTATGGGTAGTCCTGAAGATTATGGCGGATCTGCTGAAACAACAGAGAACACAAATGACAAATCAGGATCTGATTCAAGTACTCGCAGCAATAATGAAAAACGATTGTACCGAGATACTGAAAACGCAACACTTGGTGGAGTGTGTGCCGGTTTGTCACATTATTTTAATCTAGATGTATCAATAGTACGTTTAATTTTTGTTTTTCTCACCATCATAGGTGGATCAGGATTGTTGATTTATCTGGTTCTACTTATTGTTATACCTGAAGCAAAATCAACATCAGACAAATTACAAATGCGCGGTCAAACAATCAACATTGAAACAATCAAAGGACAATTTCAAAAGTTGAAACAAGATATTACGGACAAAGCAAAAAGTGGAAAATTAAAAAGGCAATTCAACGATACGTTTGATAAAGGTGTTAAAGCCGGATCTACCGTAGTGAAAGCATTTTCAAAATTGATCGGTTTCTGTTTTATCGTAGGTGGTGCATTTGCTTTAATTGTGCTTTTTGTGGTGCTTTTTGGTGATACAGGTTTGCTGCCTTTGGCCGGTGTTGAGCATACTGAAAGTCTCAGTACTTTATTGTCTATTTTATATCCGGGATCTATTCAAAGTAGTTTGGTGTTTATCTCTGTTTTAATTGTCACGCTAATTCCAATTTTATCTATCATGATGACGGGGGCAAAAGTATTATTCAATATTAAACGGTCATTCAAGGCGCTTGCAATTACTTCGTCTATCACCTGGTTTATTGCAGTAGGATTACTGGTAATAACGGGTATCAATTTAGGCATGAGTATGCGCACTACCACATCAGTTGAATACAGTGTTCCTTATACTGACACTAGCAAGGTACTTTTAATTGATGTTGCACCTGACAATGTATTTTCAAATCATATTATTTATGAAGATGTTTGGAACACAACAGAAATGATTCAGGTAAAAGATGAGCACATTTATCTTGGTTATCCTGAATTAAACCTTGTGCAAAAAGCAGACAGCGGAAATTTTGAAATTACCATTTACAAAAAGAGCAATGGTCTCTCTACAAAAGACGCTATTACAAAAGCTGAACAGGTAGATTATCATCTGGAAGTAAGGGGCCAACATCTTAACCTATCACCTTATTTTAAAATTCCGGTATCTGATAAACTCAGAAGACAACAAGTAGAAATTGAAATAAAAATTCCGATGGGTAAAGAGGTACACCTAGGCAACAATATTGATCGTATTGATGTTGACATTACCGGTGAAAACAGGTATGGTGAAAAATCATTTGCCAACACTACCTGGTACGCCACGCCTAACCGGTTGTTGTGCAAAGAATGTATTTTGCAAAGACAAATGAAACAGTAA
- a CDS encoding PadR family transcriptional regulator: protein MNLENTKAQMRKGILEYCILTVLSKQEAYPSDIIEALKKAKLIVVEGTLYPLLTRLKNDGLLQYNWVESTAGPPRKYYALTKEGKNFLKELKQTWDELQEAVQQVSKQ, encoded by the coding sequence ATCAATTTGGAAAATACCAAAGCACAAATGAGAAAAGGAATACTTGAATATTGTATTCTCACCGTGCTTTCAAAACAAGAGGCATACCCAAGTGATATCATTGAAGCCTTAAAAAAAGCAAAACTCATTGTCGTGGAGGGAACCTTATATCCACTGCTGACACGCTTGAAGAATGATGGGTTGCTTCAATACAATTGGGTAGAATCAACTGCGGGTCCACCGCGCAAATATTATGCGCTGACCAAAGAAGGAAAAAATTTTTTAAAAGAACTCAAACAAACCTGGGATGAACTGCAAGAGGCAGTTCAACAGGTTTCGAAACAATAA
- a CDS encoding polysaccharide biosynthesis C-terminal domain-containing protein, with product MSVQRQFLPGLFLIILLNLLVKPFFILGIDAEIQNRVGEEVYGNYFALLNFSFLFNILLDLGITNFNTRNIAQNPQLVAKHFGKILRIRIWLFFLYALISVAAGIISGFKSYEFQLLLILVFNQFLVAVIQFCRSNFGGLHLFKTDAFVSVLDRALLILFCIILLWSGWFEYDFNISWFIYAQTLAYAITAGVSLILMIKGTCLFDFKLKKSFSLVVLRNSLPYALLILLMMLYNRLDAVLLERLLPNGDYQAGIYAQGFRYLDAVNMFALLFAGVLLPVFARQLKSNGQVGDVLNLSLRLLMSAAIVVALVGFFFRSYLLDLRYENVSDKSITSFGFLILSFIPVSLTYIYGTLLTAAGKLKQLNFMAAGGLILNVIMNLILIPRYEAEGAAMVALVTQCLTALTQILIAHKVLNLKFELSVFVRFLLLAATLTGYVFFISPHINHVMLSCMLFLLLAVILVLAFRLVKPADLKELIRFK from the coding sequence ATGTCAGTTCAGCGTCAATTTTTACCGGGACTTTTCCTAATCATTTTGCTTAACCTGTTGGTGAAACCATTTTTTATTCTGGGAATTGATGCTGAAATTCAAAACAGAGTGGGCGAAGAGGTGTACGGAAATTATTTTGCCTTGCTGAATTTTTCATTTCTGTTTAACATACTTCTTGATTTAGGTATAACCAATTTTAATACGCGCAACATTGCACAGAACCCGCAACTGGTGGCAAAACATTTTGGAAAAATTTTACGCATTAGAATTTGGTTATTTTTTCTTTACGCCCTTATCAGTGTTGCAGCCGGAATAATATCAGGCTTCAAAAGTTATGAGTTTCAGTTGTTGCTGATATTAGTATTTAATCAGTTTTTAGTTGCAGTAATTCAATTTTGCCGTTCAAATTTTGGTGGTTTGCATTTGTTTAAAACGGATGCTTTTGTTTCAGTTCTTGATCGTGCATTACTCATTCTATTTTGCATCATTCTATTATGGTCAGGTTGGTTTGAATATGATTTTAATATCAGCTGGTTTATCTATGCGCAAACATTGGCTTATGCAATTACAGCGGGTGTTTCATTGATACTGATGATAAAAGGTACATGTTTGTTTGATTTCAAATTGAAGAAAAGTTTTTCTTTAGTAGTTCTGAGAAATTCATTGCCATACGCACTGCTGATTTTACTGATGATGTTGTACAACCGATTAGATGCAGTTTTACTTGAACGGCTTTTACCTAACGGTGATTATCAGGCTGGAATTTATGCTCAGGGTTTCAGGTACCTTGACGCGGTAAATATGTTTGCCTTATTATTTGCCGGTGTTTTATTGCCGGTTTTTGCAAGACAATTAAAATCAAACGGACAGGTTGGTGATGTTTTAAATCTATCTCTAAGGCTACTTATGTCTGCTGCAATAGTTGTAGCGCTGGTTGGTTTCTTTTTCAGATCTTACTTACTTGATTTGCGTTATGAAAATGTTTCTGATAAATCCATCACCAGTTTTGGATTTTTGATACTCAGTTTTATTCCTGTTTCACTCACATATATTTACGGTACCCTGTTAACTGCTGCCGGCAAGTTGAAACAGTTAAATTTTATGGCGGCCGGCGGTTTAATTTTAAACGTGATCATGAATTTAATTCTGATTCCGCGTTATGAAGCTGAAGGAGCTGCAATGGTGGCTTTGGTGACTCAATGCCTTACTGCCCTGACTCAGATTTTGATTGCACATAAGGTGTTGAATTTGAAATTTGAATTAAGTGTATTTGTCAGATTTCTTTTATTGGCTGCAACGTTAACGGGCTATGTGTTTTTTATTTCTCCACATATCAACCATGTGATGCTATCATGCATGTTGTTTTTATTGCTTGCCGTGATTCTTGTTTTAGCTTTCAGGTTAGTGAAACCCGCTGATTTGAAAGAATTGATAAGATTCAAATAG